GGTCCCGTTGAGGTCGCCGTTCGCGCGAGTGTCGCTCATGCGAACACCTCCTTTTTCAGGACGACAAGAATCCCGACGCCAGCGGAGTAGACCACGACCGCCTCGCCGAGCGTGTCGAACCCGCGGTAAGCCGCGAGGACCGCGGTGACGGCGTTTTTCACTCCGGCCTCCTTGTAGGCGTGTTCGAGGTAGTAGCCAGTCACGTCCGAGGTGGCGACCGGCGTCTCCGCGCCGCCGACCGGCGGGAGCGCGCCCAGCGTCGTCGCCAGCACGCCTATCAGCGCGAGCGAGACGCCCAGTGCCGGGAGGTCGAGTTTCTCGAACGTGCGCTCGCCCGCCGGTCGGACGGTCTTGGCGATGGTCAACAGGAAGAGGACGGTCGTCACACCCGCGCCGACCGCGGCCTCGGTGAGTCCCACGTCGGGTGCCTGCAAGATGACCCAGATGACCGCGATGCCGAGGCTGTAGGCGGCGAACGCGATGATGGAGCCGAGTACGTCGCGCAGGACTGCGGTGGCCAGCGCGCAGGCGAAGATGAACGCCAACAGCGCGAACTCGATGCCGCTCATTCGTCCACCTCCTCGTCGCGGGTCCACGGCTCGATACCTTCTTCCGCGGCCGCCCGCGCGATAGCGTGGGCGGCGGTCGGATTCGTGATGAACATGAACAACAACAACAGTACGGCCTTGACCGTCGAGAGGTCCGACCCGAACGTCAGCGCCACGGCACCCAGCGCGAGTCCGGCCGCGAGAGTGTCGCTCTTCGAGGCGCTGTGCGACCGGGTGTAGAGGTCGGGAAGTCGGAGGATGCCGACTGCGGCCACGAAGGCGAAGAAGACGCCTCCGGCCGCCAGCAGGGCAATCAGTATTTCGCGGGGCGTCACAGCACACCACCTCGCTCGACCGTGAACTTCGAGATGGCGATGCTCATCAGGAAGTTCAACAGCGCGTAGACGATTGCGATGTCCAGCGCCGACTTCTCACCGGTGGCGGCCGCCACGAGCGCGATGGTGATGACGATGTTCGAACCGATGACGTTGACCGCGATGACGCGGTCCTGCATCGTCGGTCCCCGGACGAGTCGGTACACTATCGTTAGCGAGATGAGGACGAACGCTCCGGCCGCCGTCAACAACGTACTACTGATAAAGCTCACGTATTCTCACTCTCCGTCGGCTCGGTTTCGTTCGTGTCGTCGCCTCGCTCGGCAGGACTCGGGATGCGGGCCGCCGACCGCCCGTAGAAGACGAACCGGACTGCCCGCTCTAACGCGCCGCCGAGCAGGTCGTCGCGTGAATCGGTGGTTAGTGCGTGAACCGTAAAGTGGCGTCGGGTCACGTCCACGGTGAGCGTCCCCGGCGTGAGCGTGATGCTGTTAGCCAGCGTCGTCACCGGGAGTTCGGCCCACACCGCGGCGTCGAACTCCACGACCTCAGGGTCGATGGGGAGGTCCGGATGGAGGACGACGTACGCTATCTGGAAGTTGGCCTTCGCAATTTCCCACAGCAGGAAGGGCGCGTACAGCGCCATCCTGCCGAGGCGACCCGCCAACCGCGGGACGTTGGCGAACCCGCTCAGCGAGATGCGCCACAGGAGCGTGGCGACGATGACACCGCTAATCGCGCCCGTCGCCAAGTCGAACGTCGAGAGCGTCCCACCGATGAGGAGGTAGAACGCGTAGGCCCACCCGAACAGCACCGCGAACTGGCCCAGTCCCGCGCGCCGAACGATGGGGAACCGTCGGGTCGGGCGCTCGACGGGCGCGATTTCGGCCGCGAGACCGACGCGTTCGAGTTCGGTTTCGAGCGGCGGTAACAGCGGCGTCATGCCCGATGGGTTGAACTCCGGGTCGAGCAACACCGTGTCGATGTCGTTTCGTCTGGCGTACCGGGACAGCACGGCGGCGTAGTCGCCCGGATTGAACAGATACTCTTCACGCGCGACGAACGCCGTTTGCACGTCAACCGTCTCGGCGTACTCGTCGAGGTCCTCTCGGACCCACGCTTCGACTCTGTCGAGAAGTTCGGTCGCCTCGTCCGGCAGGTCGCCGACCGTAACCCGCTCGGAGAGCGGATAGACGAAATGGATAGTCGGAGTAGAATCCGATTCCGATTCGATAGCACTCTCGGCAGCATGTGCTACCGTATTGCGGAGCGTGACCGACTCTCGAACCGGGACGAGGATTCGGTTTCCTGTCATTGGAGTGGATCGCTCGAACTGACTCTCTCGGAACGGCGATACACCGGTAGGTGGCCGACCATCGTGAGATTCCTACCTGAAAAGGGTGGCCAGTGTATAAAGATTGCTTCGGTTTCCGGGCAGTCGGCGTCGCCCGCGACCAGAAAATCCGACGTTCGGACCGCCCTCGGGCCGGGAGACGGCGGCGGTCATGGCAGTTCGTCGGCCAACTGCTTGGCGACCTCCCGTCCCAACTCGTTTTTCGTCCCCTCGTACTCGCGCGCGCTGTTCTCGCGGACGAACAGCGTCCGAGTCAGGTCGTCTCCCATCACGCTGGCGTCGTTGGCGACGACGAACGAGAGGGCCGCCCGGCGGAGCGTCTCGCGGGCCGCGCCGATCATCGCCTCGTCGTCGCCCGAAGTCTCGGCCTTGAACCCGACGATGGGCAGGTCGCCTGCCTCCCGCACCGCGTCGATGAGTTTCGGGGTCGGCGTCAGGTCGAGCGAGAGGTCTTTCCCCGAACGAATCTTCTCGTTGGCGGTCTCGACTGTGTAGTCGGAGATGGCCGCGGCCGAGACGAGCGCGTCCGCGGTCCCGCGCTGTACGCGGTCCACTACCTCGTCGGTCATCTCCGCGGCGGTCTCGACCCGCGCGACTTCGGCGTAGGGCACGTCGTCGCCCTGATGCACGAGGGTCACGTCCGCGCCGAGCGCGTAACAGGCGCGCGCGACCGCCCGGCCGGTCTTGCCCGAGGAGCGGTTCGTCAGCACGCGCACCGGGTCGATGGACTCGCTGGTCGCGCCGCTGGTGACGACGACGTTCGCGCCCGCGAAACGGTCGGGCGAGGTGGCGCGCGCCACGTCGAGCGCGATGGCGTCCTCGGTCGCAATTTTTGCCTTCCCCTCCTCGATTCGCGGATCGACGAACTCGACGCCCCACGACTCAACGCGGTCGATGGCGTCCAAGACGCCCGGATGGTCGTACATCGGTTCGTGCATCGCTGGCGCGACGACGACGGGTACGTCCGCTCCGAGCGCGGTGGTCGCACAGGTGGTCACGGGCGAGTCGTCGATGGCTCCCGCCATCTTGCCGACCGTGTTCGCCGTCGCGGGCGCGACGAGGAGCACGTCGGCCCACCCCTCGCGGCCGCACAACTCGACGTGTTCGACCTCCCCGGTAATCTCGGTGACGACCGGGTTCTCGGTGGCGAACTCGACCGCCCACGGGTGGACGATACCCTGCGCGCTGTCCGTCATCACCGCCCGGACCGACGCGCCGCGACGGCGGAGTTCGTGTGCCAACTCGACTACCTTCACCGCCGCGATGCTACCGGTCACCCCGAGCGCGACGTTGACTCCCGCAAGCATTACCCGACGTTCGGTTCCTGATAGGTTAAAGGAGTACGGGTTAGCATCGCCGCGAGACCGGCCCTCGGAAAAGAATATTAAAACTACGGCAGCCAAATTGAAACAGATGCAACGGTCGGGACAGACCGGGTACAACCGACGCAACCGACTTCCCGGTTAATGTACCCCCGGCGCTACGGTAGTCACGTATGACGGAGCAACCCGGAACCGAGACCATCCGCGACGTAAGCGCCGCTTTCGACCTCCTCCGGGACGCCCGACGCAGGGGGGTTCTCTACACGGTGAATCGAAACGGCCGAACGTCCGTCTCCGAACTCGCCCGGCGCATCGCGGCGTGGCAGTCCGACGGCCGCGACGAGTCGATTGACCCGGCGAGCGTCGAAACGTCGCTCGTCCACGCTCATCTCCCGAAACTGGCGGACGCGGGTGCCGTCGAGTACGACCGCCAGCGGGGCGTCGTCGCACCCATCGGAGCCACGCCCGACCTCGAACCGCTACTGGAGCGGACCCGCGAGCGCGAACCGGAACTGGTCCGGGTCGCCCGCACCGCCGACTTCCGCGCCCTCGAAACCTGACCTCGAACGCCGAACGGCCGACCGCCGCTGGCCGCACGACTGTCGGGGTCTCCGTCTTCTTTGTCGCCGAGAGCGAGCGGTCGCTACCGGGAGCGCAGTCGTCTCGCCAGTAACCAGCCTGACGGCTATCCAAACGCGGGAAGCAGGAAGTAACGGTGCGGTCTACGCTTCGGCTTCGCCGAGAAGCACGTCGTCGTAGTCGCCAGCGTCAACCTTCTGCTTGAACTCGCGGGCGTCGTCGCCCTCGATGGTGACGCCGAGCGAGGCGCAGGTGCCGACGATCTCCTTCGCGGCGTTCTTGGTGTCGTACGCGAGCAGGTCGGGAGACTTCTGCTCGGCGATGGTTCGGACTTGGTCGATGGAGAGGTCCGCGACGAAGTCCTTCTGAGGTTCACCGCTACCGGTGTCGAACCCTGCTTCGTCCTTGATGAGCGCCGCCGTCGGCGGGACGCCCACCTCGATCTCGAAGCCACCGTCGTCTTCGACTGTGATGGTAACGGGGACTTCCGTACCGTCGAAAGCCTCCGTCTGGTCGTTAATCTCGTTGACGACCTCCTGTACGTTGACCGGCGTCGGTCCCAGTTCGGGACCGAGAGGTGGACCGGGGTCCGCCTGCCCGCCGGGGACGAGTACTTCTATCGTCTCAGCCATACCTAAACGAACACTCCGGAGCGGTTTTAAGACTTGCTAAGTCAGTCGTCGGCGAGGCGCGGTCTCCCGACGCCGTGACGACGGGGGACTGCCAAGAAAGAAAGGGTTTTTCGGCGCGCACGGCCGAGACACTGCTAATGGGACTGGAGGAAGAAATCGAGAACCTCCGCGAGGAAATTGCCGAGACGCCGTACAACAAGTCCACGGAGAGCCACATCGGACGGCTCAAGGCCAAACTCGCGGAGAAAAAGGAGAAACTCGAAAACCAGTCCTCCGCCGGTGGCGGCGAAGGATACCACGTCGAGAAGCACGGCGACGCGACCGTCGCGTTCGTCGGATTCCCTAGCGTCGGCAAATCGACGCTGCTGAACTCTCTGACCGCCGCCGAGAGCGAGGTCGGCGACTACGAGTTCACGACGCTCAACGTCAACCCCGGCATGTTGCAGTACAACGGCGCGAACATCCAACTACTCGACGTGCCGGGACTCATCGAGGGCGCGGCCCACGGACGCGGCGGCGGCCAAGAGGTCCTGTCGGTCGTGCGCGCGGCCGACCTCGTGGTGTTCGTCCTCTCGGTCTTCGAAATCGACCAGTACGAGCGCCTGCAAAAGGAACTCTACGAGAACAAGATTCGACTCGACCAAGAGCCGCCGAGCGTCAAAATCTCGAAGAAGGGCAAGGGCGGCATTCGCGTCACGTCGAGCGTTGACCTTGACCTCTCGAAGGATGTGGTCAAGGAAGTCCTCCGGGAGTACGGCTACGTCAACGCCGACGTGACCATCCGCGAACAACTGGACGTTGATCGACTCGTTGACGGCGTGATGGACAACCGCGAGTACATCCCCTCCATCGTCTCGGTCAACAAGGTTGACCTCATCGAACCGGACTACGTCGAGACGGTCAACGAGCAACTGCGGGACCACGACATCGAACCCGAGGAGGCCATCTTTATCTCCGCCCACAAGGAGAAGGGTCTCGACTCGCTCAAACAGACCATCTGGGAGGAGTTGGGCCTCATGCGCATCTACATGGACAAGCCCGGTCGGGGGGTTGACAAAGAGGAACCGCTAGTGATGAAGAAGGGTTCGACTGTCGGCGACGCCGCCCGGAAACTCGGCGGGGAACTCGAAGACCGCTTCCGGTTCGCCCGCGTCAGCGGGCCGAGCGCCCAACACGACGAGCAACAGGTCGGCACGGAACACGAACTCGCAGACGAGGACGTGCTTCGACTCGTCGTCCGGAAGTGATGGCCGACCGAGACGCGCGGCGACCGCTCGCACTGCTCGCGCTCGCCGCGCTCCCGTGGACCGTTCTCACTTCCGGCGAATTGGTCTTCGCGTGGGGGCTGGCGACGCTTGACCCCATTCACGTCACGACGCTTCCCGACTACCTGCTGGTCTACACCCGCGGCCTCCCGAACCGACTGCTCGCGTGGCCGATTGCGGTCCTCCTCTACCTCCTTGCGGTCGGTAATGCTGTACTCGGACAGGTTGCGCTCGACTTCGAAGACCGGCGCGTGACGGGCGGTCTGCTGGCGCTGGCGGGCCTCAGCGTGTTACGGTTCACGCTCGGTCTCCGAGGGCCGGGTCCGCTGGCGGTGCCGGTCGGGTCACTCCTGCTCTGGGCGGCGACGTGGTGGTTCCACTGGCCGGACCTTCGGACCGCGCTGTGGCGCTAATTCTTTCTCACGCGCACACGCACGACCCCGATGTTTCCGCGAACGGTACCCTTTTCGCTCCGGAACCGCCACGTTCGAACCGTCATGAACGCCACGCTCGACCATGTGATGATGCGCGTAGAGGACTTAGAGGAGACGCTCGACTGGTACCGAGACCACCTCGACTACGAGGAGAAGGGTCGCTGGGAGGCCGACACCTTCACCAACGTCTACCTCGGTCCCGAGAACGTCCACGAGGAGGGCGCGGTCCTCGAACTCACCTACAACCACGACGACCGGACCTACGAGATGGGCGACGGCTGGGGACACATCGCGGTTCGCGTCGAGGACGTGTACGACGCCTACGAGCAACTGATGGACGAGGGCGTCGAGGACTACCGCGACCCCGACTCCTGTGGCGGTTCGTACGCCTTCGTAAAAGACCCCGACGGCCACGAGGTCGAAATCGTCGAGCGCGACCACGGCGCGCGCTGGAGCCTCGACCACACCATGATTCGCGTCGAGGACGCCGACGAGGCGCTCGGGTGGTACACCCGAAAACTGGAGTACGAACACACCGGCCGCTGGGAGTCCGACACCTTCGCCAACTACTTCATGAAACCGGAGGGCGCGGCCGACGAGGCGATGGCCGTCGAACTTACTTACAACTACGATGGGCGCACGTACGACCTCGGAGACGCGTGGGGCCACCTCGCCGTCCGCGCCGAGGACCTGCAGGACGACTGGGCGACGCTGATGGAGCGCGACGCCGAGGACTACCGCGACCCCGAGTCCTGTGACAACCGCTACGCCTTCACGAAGGACCCGGACGGTCACGAGATCGAAGTTCTGGAACGCGACGAGTAGCGCGAACGACGAGCGACAATCAATGACTTTCTGACTAATTCTCTCCGAGTAAAACTAAACAGCAGGCCGCTCTGTGTGCCCCGAACGGTGGAAACGTCGCGTTTCTTTATAAATCGCTCTCGGAGCGTCGGAGTAATCCCGCGTTGCTGAACCGCCCAGAACCGGCGTCCGAGGCCGTGAGAACGATTGGCGAATTCCATTCGACACCACAAAGCACTTATAATCAGGGCTTAACTTTTCATGCGTACCCCTACCCATGGTGGCAGTAGCGAGTACAGGTTGCCCATGCCCGGTGCGGTGCCGGACTCCGACGGGCAGCGGAAAGATGCTGTCGCCGACCGAATAAACAAACCAAACATGACAACAACAACTAACAAACTTCGCAGTGTCTTCCTGTCTGCGATGCTCGTGATGTCCGTATTCGCTGGCACCGCAGCCTTCGCTGGCACGGCCGCCGCGAATTACGGAAGCGACGCCGGTACGGAGGTCGCAAACGGCGAGCGCTACTGGCAGGGACAGACGCTGTACGTGAACAACGTTCAGAATGATCAAGGTGCAACTGCAGACGAGCTGAAGCTCGAAATCGTCGTCGACTCCTCGGACAATTCCGAGGACGGCGAGTTCATTAAGGAGTTCGTCACGAACGGGACGGGCGACGTTCAGTTCGGAACGAACAACCTGGACGGCAAGTATCGCCTCCAGATTGCACAGAGTGATACGCCGATTCACACGTTCTCGGTCGCTTCGCAGGACCTGTCCGCGTCCTTCGATGACGATTCGGTCGACAACAAGTTCGACTCGTCGACCTCGATCACCATCGACTCGGCCAGAGCAGGTTACGACATGACCGTCACCGCTGACGGTCTTTCCTCGAGCGAACTCAACGAGGTTCTCGACGCCGATAAGAAGACCGAAGACGGTGTCGCATTCAACAGCTTCTCCCGAGATTCGCTTGACACGGACTTCGTTGATCAGGAAGCTGGCAATTACACCTTCAACTTCGAGGTCAACGACACTAGCGCGACGGCCGAGGCAAGCATCAACGTCACGAAAGGCGGTGACGCCTCGTCGTCGTTCGCCAGTAGCAGCGCTCTCTCGCAGG
This genomic stretch from Halorussus pelagicus harbors:
- a CDS encoding 50S ribosomal protein L11 codes for the protein MAETIEVLVPGGQADPGPPLGPELGPTPVNVQEVVNEINDQTEAFDGTEVPVTITVEDDGGFEIEVGVPPTAALIKDEAGFDTGSGEPQKDFVADLSIDQVRTIAEQKSPDLLAYDTKNAAKEIVGTCASLGVTIEGDDAREFKQKVDAGDYDDVLLGEAEA
- a CDS encoding DUF4040 domain-containing protein, which translates into the protein MSGIEFALLAFIFACALATAVLRDVLGSIIAFAAYSLGIAVIWVILQAPDVGLTEAAVGAGVTTVLFLLTIAKTVRPAGERTFEKLDLPALGVSLALIGVLATTLGALPPVGGAETPVATSDVTGYYLEHAYKEAGVKNAVTAVLAAYRGFDTLGEAVVVYSAGVGILVVLKKEVFA
- the mnhG gene encoding monovalent cation/H(+) antiporter subunit G, with protein sequence MTPREILIALLAAGGVFFAFVAAVGILRLPDLYTRSHSASKSDTLAAGLALGAVALTFGSDLSTVKAVLLLLFMFITNPTAAHAIARAAAEEGIEPWTRDEEVDE
- a CDS encoding OBG GTPase family GTP-binding protein translates to MGLEEEIENLREEIAETPYNKSTESHIGRLKAKLAEKKEKLENQSSAGGGEGYHVEKHGDATVAFVGFPSVGKSTLLNSLTAAESEVGDYEFTTLNVNPGMLQYNGANIQLLDVPGLIEGAAHGRGGGQEVLSVVRAADLVVFVLSVFEIDQYERLQKELYENKIRLDQEPPSVKISKKGKGGIRVTSSVDLDLSKDVVKEVLREYGYVNADVTIREQLDVDRLVDGVMDNREYIPSIVSVNKVDLIEPDYVETVNEQLRDHDIEPEEAIFISAHKEKGLDSLKQTIWEELGLMRIYMDKPGRGVDKEEPLVMKKGSTVGDAARKLGGELEDRFRFARVSGPSAQHDEQQVGTEHELADEDVLRLVVRK
- a CDS encoding monovalent cation/H+ antiporter subunit E, which produces MTGNRILVPVRESVTLRNTVAHAAESAIESESDSTPTIHFVYPLSERVTVGDLPDEATELLDRVEAWVREDLDEYAETVDVQTAFVAREEYLFNPGDYAAVLSRYARRNDIDTVLLDPEFNPSGMTPLLPPLETELERVGLAAEIAPVERPTRRFPIVRRAGLGQFAVLFGWAYAFYLLIGGTLSTFDLATGAISGVIVATLLWRISLSGFANVPRLAGRLGRMALYAPFLLWEIAKANFQIAYVVLHPDLPIDPEVVEFDAAVWAELPVTTLANSITLTPGTLTVDVTRRHFTVHALTTDSRDDLLGGALERAVRFVFYGRSAARIPSPAERGDDTNETEPTESENT
- the coaBC gene encoding bifunctional phosphopantothenoylcysteine decarboxylase/phosphopantothenate--cysteine ligase CoaBC; this translates as MLAGVNVALGVTGSIAAVKVVELAHELRRRGASVRAVMTDSAQGIVHPWAVEFATENPVVTEITGEVEHVELCGREGWADVLLVAPATANTVGKMAGAIDDSPVTTCATTALGADVPVVVAPAMHEPMYDHPGVLDAIDRVESWGVEFVDPRIEEGKAKIATEDAIALDVARATSPDRFAGANVVVTSGATSESIDPVRVLTNRSSGKTGRAVARACYALGADVTLVHQGDDVPYAEVARVETAAEMTDEVVDRVQRGTADALVSAAAISDYTVETANEKIRSGKDLSLDLTPTPKLIDAVREAGDLPIVGFKAETSGDDEAMIGAARETLRRAALSFVVANDASVMGDDLTRTLFVRENSAREYEGTKNELGREVAKQLADELP
- a CDS encoding VOC family protein yields the protein MNATLDHVMMRVEDLEETLDWYRDHLDYEEKGRWEADTFTNVYLGPENVHEEGAVLELTYNHDDRTYEMGDGWGHIAVRVEDVYDAYEQLMDEGVEDYRDPDSCGGSYAFVKDPDGHEVEIVERDHGARWSLDHTMIRVEDADEALGWYTRKLEYEHTGRWESDTFANYFMKPEGAADEAMAVELTYNYDGRTYDLGDAWGHLAVRAEDLQDDWATLMERDAEDYRDPESCDNRYAFTKDPDGHEIEVLERDE
- a CDS encoding TIGR04206 family protein, which translates into the protein MADRDARRPLALLALAALPWTVLTSGELVFAWGLATLDPIHVTTLPDYLLVYTRGLPNRLLAWPIAVLLYLLAVGNAVLGQVALDFEDRRVTGGLLALAGLSVLRFTLGLRGPGPLAVPVGSLLLWAATWWFHWPDLRTALWR
- a CDS encoding cation:proton antiporter; protein product: MSFISSTLLTAAGAFVLISLTIVYRLVRGPTMQDRVIAVNVIGSNIVITIALVAAATGEKSALDIAIVYALLNFLMSIAISKFTVERGGVL
- a CDS encoding DUF7344 domain-containing protein — encoded protein: MTEQPGTETIRDVSAAFDLLRDARRRGVLYTVNRNGRTSVSELARRIAAWQSDGRDESIDPASVETSLVHAHLPKLADAGAVEYDRQRGVVAPIGATPDLEPLLERTREREPELVRVARTADFRALET